In Sulfuracidifex metallicus DSM 6482 = JCM 9184, a single window of DNA contains:
- a CDS encoding 3-hydroxyacyl-CoA dehydrogenase family protein, with amino-acid sequence MRDIKKVSVIGAGVIGAGWATLIATKGYSVSLYSEKKETLDKAMAKVNGYLEVMKNVKMVSQEPESYTSKIQTTTNLDEAIEGTDYVLEAIIEEYDAKKKLFGYLDERLDKDVILASSTSGLLMTEMQKAMKRHPERGVIDHPWNPPHLLPLVEIVPGEKTSKETLDASREFMDKLDRIVVVLKKEVPGFLGNRLAFALFREAVYLVDEGVATVEDIDKVMTAAIGLRWAFMGPFLTYHLGGGEGGLEYFFNRGFGYGANEWMYDLAKYDKFPYTGVVRSVSQMKDYEFLKGKTFPEISKWRDEKLISIFKLVWGDKFNMK; translated from the coding sequence ATGCGAGATATCAAGAAGGTTTCTGTAATAGGTGCAGGTGTAATAGGTGCAGGATGGGCAACGCTTATAGCAACCAAGGGCTATTCCGTGTCCCTATATTCTGAGAAAAAGGAGACCCTAGACAAGGCCATGGCTAAGGTAAATGGCTATCTCGAAGTCATGAAGAACGTGAAAATGGTAAGCCAAGAGCCAGAGTCTTATACGTCAAAGATACAGACGACAACTAATCTTGACGAAGCGATAGAGGGAACGGATTACGTTCTTGAAGCCATAATAGAGGAATATGATGCTAAAAAGAAGCTCTTCGGTTACCTTGACGAAAGACTTGACAAGGACGTAATATTGGCAAGCTCGACCTCTGGTCTTCTAATGACTGAAATGCAGAAGGCAATGAAGAGACATCCAGAAAGAGGAGTTATAGATCATCCTTGGAACCCACCACATCTGTTACCTCTAGTTGAGATAGTTCCTGGGGAGAAGACGTCAAAGGAAACTTTGGATGCTTCAAGAGAATTTATGGACAAGTTGGACAGAATAGTTGTAGTCCTTAAAAAGGAAGTTCCAGGCTTCCTAGGTAATAGGTTAGCTTTCGCGTTATTTAGGGAAGCGGTTTACTTAGTCGATGAAGGAGTAGCAACTGTAGAGGACATAGATAAGGTAATGACGGCCGCAATTGGGCTGAGATGGGCTTTCATGGGACCCTTCCTCACTTATCACTTAGGAGGAGGAGAAGGTGGTCTAGAGTACTTCTTCAACAGAGGTTTCGGTTACGGTGCAAACGAATGGATGTATGATTTAGCAAAGTATGATAAGTTCCCATATACTGGAGTAGTTAGATCTGTATCTCAAATGAAAGATTACGAGTTCTTAAAGGGGAAAACTTTCCCAGAGATATCTAAGTGGCGTGATGAGAAACTAATAAGTATATTCAAGCTTGTGTGGGGAGATAAGTTCAACATGAAATAA
- a CDS encoding adenosine-specific kinase, which translates to MSVKIDVVRVEIPEGTNVIVGQSHFIKTVEDLYEALVTSSPVIKFGIGFCEASGKRLIRKDGNDEKLTNLAVESCKRIAAGHVFVIYILNGYPINVLNRIKNVDEVIRIFASTANPLQVLVAETDQGRGVIGVVDGITPLGVEGEEDVKERHDLLRKIGYKR; encoded by the coding sequence GTGAGTGTAAAGATAGATGTAGTAAGGGTAGAGATTCCTGAAGGTACAAACGTAATAGTAGGTCAGTCACATTTCATAAAAACCGTGGAAGATCTATACGAAGCTTTAGTGACATCAAGTCCTGTAATTAAATTCGGAATAGGCTTCTGTGAAGCAAGTGGAAAGAGGCTTATAAGGAAAGATGGAAACGATGAAAAGTTAACTAACCTTGCCGTGGAGTCTTGTAAGAGAATAGCTGCAGGTCATGTATTCGTGATTTATATACTAAACGGATATCCCATAAACGTTCTGAATAGAATAAAGAACGTCGACGAGGTAATTAGGATATTTGCATCTACTGCAAATCCTTTGCAGGTCTTAGTAGCTGAGACAGATCAAGGTAGAGGAGTTATAGGAGTAGTAGATGGAATTACGCCTTTAGGCGTGGAGGGCGAAGAAGACGTAAAAGAAAGGCATGATTTGCTGAGGAAAATTGGATATAAACGATAA
- a CDS encoding haloacid dehalogenase, with amino-acid sequence MISDQIKEYINSVNARLMERFDNREKLLLMSRELIRYCGETVSLSHRGEKERALKRYQDAIKKSKEIEQVVSNFPELLYGDVGTAFQELAEASVVISMYFGEKLNLASDLGVPDTYYITGIADSVGEMRRRVLELLKEGKNQEAEKTYRIMEDIYQTLWNLEYPKSVVPGLRQKVDALRRILEETYHDIFLASLRISSDNVVH; translated from the coding sequence ATGATATCTGATCAAATAAAGGAATATATAAACTCGGTTAACGCCAGATTAATGGAAAGGTTTGATAATAGGGAAAAATTACTTCTAATGTCAAGGGAACTCATAAGATATTGTGGCGAAACCGTCTCTCTTTCTCATAGAGGTGAAAAAGAGAGGGCTCTAAAAAGATATCAAGACGCAATAAAGAAATCAAAGGAAATAGAACAAGTTGTAAGCAACTTTCCAGAGCTACTTTACGGAGATGTCGGAACTGCATTCCAAGAACTGGCCGAAGCTTCTGTGGTTATATCAATGTATTTTGGAGAGAAGTTAAATCTTGCGTCTGACCTTGGTGTACCTGATACATATTATATCACTGGAATAGCAGATTCCGTAGGTGAGATGAGAAGGAGGGTTCTGGAACTTTTGAAGGAAGGAAAAAACCAAGAAGCAGAAAAAACGTATCGGATAATGGAAGATATTTATCAAACGCTCTGGAACTTGGAGTATCCTAAGTCCGTAGTTCCTGGTTTGAGACAAAAAGTAGATGCCTTGAGGAGAATACTGGAAGAAACATATCACGATATTTTCCTGGCTTCTTTAAGAATATCTTCCGATAATGTGGTCCACTAG
- a CDS encoding DUF309 domain-containing protein has protein sequence MGLDKKLLLTSMSASVVPLLGSGIASGFLYIKLRDIFSSYQYLLSCIPITAFTTGIASYVILGNIYFALYLVAASILTPLIVPIVASQKYKSVETKITENYIEIDLKVPVNISSYDPNELFNHVYKKASRSIRNPYYSKKLGPLNNCGHLKVTYIGDDKMVLRRRCGELFVEVTITPQREPTCQLGWHIKMGNKKGQNIEKDRHILFYKKDVYSFSLKEKLRRGSNVIDIRNGLKYLEVDIIGNYDYIINVLGRPLFVSNINENGNFELFWEGRFWEVHEFVESKWRSEADGELKDFYQGLILVCASMIKFNKGENEISDKLMESALRLFLRVSDSKINAGLKALYGE, from the coding sequence ATGGGTCTGGACAAGAAATTATTACTAACATCAATGTCAGCATCGGTAGTACCGCTTTTGGGAAGCGGTATTGCATCTGGTTTCCTTTATATAAAATTAAGGGATATATTCTCATCTTATCAGTACCTCTTGTCCTGCATTCCTATTACTGCGTTTACAACAGGAATAGCTTCTTATGTTATCCTAGGAAATATTTACTTTGCCCTATATCTTGTTGCTGCATCTATATTGACACCTCTCATAGTTCCCATAGTCGCATCACAGAAGTATAAGAGCGTTGAAACTAAAATAACCGAAAATTACATTGAGATTGACCTAAAGGTACCTGTAAATATATCTTCATATGACCCTAATGAGCTCTTTAACCATGTATATAAGAAAGCTTCCAGAAGCATAAGAAATCCGTATTACTCCAAGAAGTTGGGTCCGTTAAATAACTGTGGTCACCTCAAAGTCACATACATAGGAGATGACAAGATGGTACTCAGAAGGAGGTGTGGAGAGTTGTTCGTAGAAGTTACGATAACTCCTCAGAGAGAGCCAACATGTCAGTTAGGATGGCATATTAAAATGGGCAATAAAAAAGGTCAGAATATAGAGAAAGACCGTCATATTTTGTTTTATAAAAAAGATGTATATTCCTTTTCTTTAAAGGAAAAGCTAAGAAGAGGGTCTAACGTAATAGATATAAGAAACGGCCTGAAATACTTGGAAGTAGATATAATTGGAAACTATGATTATATTATCAACGTTCTAGGCAGACCTTTATTCGTATCGAATATAAATGAAAATGGTAACTTTGAACTTTTCTGGGAAGGGAGATTTTGGGAGGTGCATGAATTCGTTGAGTCTAAATGGAGATCCGAAGCAGACGGAGAACTCAAGGACTTTTATCAAGGATTAATTTTAGTTTGTGCTTCTATGATAAAATTCAATAAGGGAGAGAATGAAATATCAGATAAATTAATGGAAAGTGCTCTTAGGCTCTTTTTAAGAGTATCGGATTCCAAGATAAATGCTGGACTAAAGGCCTTATACGGAGAGTAA
- a CDS encoding enoyl-CoA hydratase/isomerase family protein, translated as METISLKREPPFGWIYLNRPDKLNAINEKMIEELGETIKQLENDNEIKVIIITGTGKAFCAGADISHFKTLNPERAWLFAKKGRELMDKIENLGKPVIAMINGYALGGGLEIAMACDIRIASEEAQLGLPEITLGIYPGFGGTQRLPRLVGKGRALLMMFTGDKITAKDAERFGLVEVVVSKEALEEETRKMATKIASQSQVAISEIKLLVNKGLDSSIDAGLNMESLGWGVAFTTDDAKKRIDDFLSKRKG; from the coding sequence ATGGAGACAATATCCTTAAAGAGGGAACCTCCTTTCGGATGGATATATCTAAACAGACCAGATAAACTTAACGCTATAAATGAAAAAATGATAGAAGAGCTAGGAGAGACAATTAAACAATTAGAAAATGATAATGAGATTAAAGTAATAATAATTACAGGAACTGGTAAGGCATTTTGTGCAGGTGCTGATATTTCTCATTTTAAAACTCTAAATCCAGAGAGAGCATGGCTATTTGCAAAGAAAGGTAGAGAGCTCATGGATAAGATAGAAAATTTAGGGAAACCGGTCATAGCAATGATAAACGGATATGCCCTAGGAGGAGGTTTAGAGATCGCAATGGCTTGTGACATAAGAATAGCATCTGAGGAAGCCCAGTTGGGTTTACCTGAAATCACTTTAGGAATATATCCTGGCTTTGGTGGAACACAGAGGCTGCCCAGACTAGTTGGCAAAGGTAGAGCCCTACTTATGATGTTCACCGGAGATAAGATAACGGCTAAGGATGCAGAGAGGTTTGGCTTAGTTGAGGTCGTGGTGAGTAAGGAAGCTTTAGAGGAGGAAACGAGGAAGATGGCTACTAAGATCGCATCTCAGTCACAAGTGGCCATTTCAGAGATAAAGCTTCTAGTGAATAAAGGATTGGATTCTTCTATAGACGCAGGGCTTAACATGGAAAGCCTAGGTTGGGGAGTGGCCTTTACTACAGATGACGCAAAGAAAAGAATAGATGATTTCCTAAGCAAAAGAAAGGGTTAA
- a CDS encoding cupin domain-containing protein → MSKLVERVDKQEELKEKVNSIVKSVEEESEDLKVVTFMEYTTPPEEVKPKVISFSKVLPLLRTIAESNNIEEGVAKIMFYSKSTGRNRGLTPTMMPGFQLVMPGKTTKPHSHNMASIYLVVKGKGYSMIDGKKYEWNEGDVFVVPANAVHSHTNTGTDDAVLFDVTDSGLLESLGILEFREQE, encoded by the coding sequence ATGTCAAAGCTAGTTGAAAGAGTGGACAAACAGGAGGAACTTAAGGAGAAAGTGAACTCCATTGTTAAATCTGTGGAGGAGGAATCAGAGGATCTAAAGGTAGTAACTTTCATGGAATATACAACACCACCTGAAGAAGTGAAACCTAAGGTAATAAGCTTCTCCAAGGTATTGCCATTATTAAGGACAATAGCGGAATCAAACAATATAGAAGAAGGAGTTGCAAAGATAATGTTCTATTCTAAGTCCACTGGAAGAAACAGAGGTCTAACGCCAACTATGATGCCGGGTTTTCAGTTGGTTATGCCTGGAAAGACCACTAAACCTCACTCGCATAATATGGCATCCATATACCTTGTAGTTAAAGGGAAAGGCTATTCCATGATAGACGGAAAGAAATATGAGTGGAATGAGGGTGACGTTTTCGTAGTTCCAGCAAACGCAGTGCATTCCCATACTAACACTGGAACTGATGATGCTGTGTTATTCGACGTCACAGATTCTGGACTCTTGGAAAGTCTTGGCATATTGGAGTTCAGAGAACAGGAGTAA
- the amrS gene encoding AmmeMemoRadiSam system radical SAM enzyme, translating to MESKAVLYKKNRDRIICTACARKCMIREGQVGFCGVRSVRGGELRLEVYGKVAAVHIDPIEKKPLVHFNPGSKVFSLSTFGCNWMCAYCQNYDISQRRKAEGAELSPSDVVLLARGYQTEGITYTYNEPVIFIEYAHDIGIEAKRYGLFNTMVSNGYWTEDAVDYAKDFLDAVTVDFKGNGEPKFMKRYTGASGPEPIIETISYLKEKGIHVEITDLIIPKIGDSLDYAEVLLKKIYDVLGPDVPIHFLRFHPDYKLIDLPLTDIKLLESHYNLARKMGFNFPYIGNVPGHPLENTYCPSCGNVVVKRYGFRILEWNVTNDMRCKNCGFKLPIIGKLSKNAFNDRFEEVYV from the coding sequence ATGGAAAGTAAAGCCGTACTTTATAAAAAGAACAGGGACAGGATAATCTGCACCGCTTGCGCCAGGAAATGTATGATAAGGGAAGGTCAAGTAGGATTCTGCGGAGTAAGGTCAGTTAGAGGAGGAGAACTAAGACTGGAAGTGTATGGTAAAGTTGCAGCTGTTCACATTGACCCAATAGAGAAGAAACCTCTAGTGCACTTCAATCCTGGTTCTAAAGTCTTCTCACTGTCGACCTTTGGATGCAATTGGATGTGTGCCTACTGTCAAAACTATGACATTAGCCAAAGGAGGAAGGCCGAGGGGGCTGAACTGTCTCCCTCTGATGTAGTGTTGCTGGCTAGAGGATACCAAACCGAGGGTATAACTTACACTTACAATGAGCCAGTTATTTTCATCGAGTATGCTCATGACATTGGTATCGAAGCCAAGCGTTACGGTTTATTCAATACCATGGTTTCCAATGGTTACTGGACCGAAGACGCAGTTGACTATGCAAAGGATTTCTTAGATGCGGTAACTGTGGACTTCAAGGGGAACGGTGAACCTAAATTTATGAAAAGGTATACGGGAGCCTCGGGACCAGAGCCAATCATTGAAACTATATCGTACTTAAAGGAGAAGGGAATTCATGTAGAAATAACTGACTTAATAATACCTAAAATAGGAGATTCCTTGGATTACGCTGAAGTTCTCCTCAAGAAGATCTATGATGTGTTAGGTCCTGATGTGCCTATACATTTCCTCAGGTTTCATCCAGACTATAAGTTAATAGATTTGCCCTTAACCGACATAAAGTTGCTAGAGTCACATTACAACTTAGCAAGAAAAATGGGATTTAATTTCCCCTATATAGGAAACGTCCCCGGACATCCTTTAGAGAATACGTATTGTCCTTCATGCGGTAACGTAGTTGTGAAAAGGTATGGATTTAGAATACTAGAATGGAATGTAACTAATGATATGAGATGTAAAAATTGCGGTTTCAAATTACCCATCATAGGCAAATTATCTAAAAATGCCTTCAATGATAGGTTTGAGGAAGTTTACGTTTAA
- the lysX gene encoding lysine biosynthesis protein LysX: MKLALVVDIIRQEEKMLINALNSRKVNYDVINASMEPLPFNKAMGRYDVAIIRTISMYRGLYASAVLESAGVHTINSTDAITICGDKILTYSKLFKENIPIPDSLISMSPDSTMKAYEEMTFPVIDKPPIGSWGRMVSLIRDIMEGKTIIEHREMLGNAALKVHIVQEYIQYKGRDIRCITIGDQLVGCYARNIPPNDWRANVALGGMPSKLEVDNDLKDLVLKASKTVMGEFISIDILEHPKKGYVINELNDSPEFKGFLVATGINVAERLVDHIIGRYS, encoded by the coding sequence ATGAAACTAGCTCTGGTAGTAGACATAATTAGGCAAGAGGAAAAAATGTTAATAAATGCCTTAAATTCAAGGAAAGTAAATTATGATGTGATAAATGCCTCAATGGAGCCACTTCCATTTAATAAGGCAATGGGTAGATACGACGTAGCCATAATTAGAACCATAAGCATGTATAGGGGACTGTATGCCAGTGCTGTGCTAGAATCTGCAGGAGTGCATACAATAAATTCTACTGATGCCATCACCATATGTGGAGACAAGATATTAACTTACTCAAAACTCTTTAAGGAAAACATACCAATACCAGATTCTCTTATCTCTATGTCACCAGACTCCACTATGAAGGCATACGAAGAGATGACGTTTCCCGTCATAGACAAGCCACCAATAGGAAGCTGGGGAAGGATGGTATCCTTAATAAGGGACATAATGGAGGGCAAAACTATAATCGAACATAGAGAAATGTTGGGAAATGCAGCTCTTAAGGTTCACATTGTACAGGAGTATATACAATACAAAGGACGGGATATAAGGTGTATAACGATAGGAGATCAGCTGGTTGGTTGCTACGCTAGGAACATTCCACCTAACGATTGGAGAGCAAACGTGGCGCTTGGAGGAATGCCATCCAAGTTGGAAGTTGACAATGACCTTAAGGATCTAGTTTTAAAGGCTTCTAAGACAGTTATGGGAGAGTTTATATCAATAGATATACTTGAACATCCAAAGAAAGGGTATGTAATTAACGAGCTGAACGACTCTCCCGAATTCAAGGGATTCCTTGTTGCAACTGGAATAAACGTTGCAGAGAGACTAGTGGACCACATTATCGGAAGATATTCTTAA